A region from the Lolium perenne isolate Kyuss_39 chromosome 4, Kyuss_2.0, whole genome shotgun sequence genome encodes:
- the LOC127346663 gene encoding BTB/POZ and MATH domain-containing protein 3-like has product MGITVDIATTTSSGGGTSFVQSSGSHLFQIDGYSIAKHAPIRTSLKSCPFTVGGFPWMIQLFPNGDGLRGAGFISVFIGLYDYDKGGRVSLQVEFSFIDEVDKQNTEHLRTRQVVELYGNYGVGYRRFIAREALEKSKHLKGDRFTIRCDFIITAFVCIPENGPRDRSRKCGSCNLRPVRVRGMLLLHACFCDACDDASRDDPTARQCAGCHGPYEGRILLL; this is encoded by the coding sequence ATGGGAATCACGGTCGACATAGCGACAACGACGTCGTCCGGCGGCGGTACCTCCTTCGTCCAGTCTTCCGGGTCTCACCTGTTCCAGATCGACGGCTACTCAATCGCCAAGCACGCGCCCATCCGCACCAGCTTAAAATCATGCCCTTTCACGGTGGGAGGTTTCCCCTGGATGATCCAGCTCTTCCCCAACGGCGATGGTCTGCGAGGCGCTGGCTTCATCTCAGTCTTCATCGGCCTCTACGACTACGACAAAGGGGGGCGCGTGAGCCTGCAGGTCGAGTTCAGCTTTATCGATGAGGTCGACAAGCAGAACACCGAGCACCTCCGAACGAGGCAGGTGGTCGAACTATATGGCAACTACGGCGTGGGCTACCGCAGGTTCATTGCGAGGGAGGCGTTGGAGAAGTCGAAGCATCTCAAGGGCGATCGCTTCACCATCAGGTGCGACTTTATAATCACGGCGTTCGTCTGTATCCCGGAGAACGGGCCCCGCGACAGATCCAGGAAGTGTGGGTCTTGCAACCTCCGGCCGGTGAGGGTGAGGGGGATGCTGCTCCTCCACGCGTGTTTCTGCGACGCCTGCGACGACGCTAGCCGCGACGACCCGACAGCGAGGCAGTGCGCAGGGTGCCATGGACCCTATGAAGGCAGGATCCTGCTACTATAG